GCAGCCGGTCGAACAGGGTGCGGCCGGGGTCCTTGGCCTGGTCCAGCACCCGGTAGTTAAACCGCAGCCAGCTCAGGTCGCGGCTGATGTATTTGCTTTTGCGGATAAGGTCGGCGGACTTGAACAGTTTCATAAGCGGGAATGCGAAAGGCCGGACAAAATACGAGCAATCCGGCCTAGAATGTACGCTTAGCCCGGAATAATAGCCGTGGCTTCTATCTCCACCAGCAGCCGCGCATCCAGCAGGGCCGTAACCGCCAGCATAGTCGAGGCCGGCCGGATGCTGCCAAACACCTCTTCGTGGGCCCGCCCCACGGCTTGCCAGTCAGCTACATTGGTGAGGTAGATGCGGGTGCGCGTCACGTGTTCCAGCGCGGCGCCGGCTTCCTGTAACGCCGCTGCTATTTTCTCCAGTATCCGCCGGGCCTGGCTGTAGGCATCGGTGCCCGTGATGGCGTCGCCGTCCTGGGCCGTGGTGCCGGCCACTTCCACCACATTACCCACCCGCACGGCGCGGGAGTAGCCGACGATAGATTCCCAGGGAGCCCCGGAGGCAATGAGTTGTCGAGTCATAAGGCAGGCGGTTGAAGTGGGCAGCGGAAACAAAGCACGAGAAAAAACCAAGTCTTTTCTGAAAACGACACGGCGCACCATCGGGCCGCTGCTGCTGCGGGAGTTTCGGGGGCGGTGGTACGTGCTGGGCCAGATGCAGGGCAGCGGCCGGCTCGCCTGCTTCGGTCTCGACCGGATTCAAGCCCTGGCCCCTACTGGCCGCACCTTCACCCCGCCCACCGATTTCGACGCAGCTACATATTTCGCGCACTGCTTTGGTATTACCCGCCCCGCCGATGGCCACGAGCCCCAGCAGGTTCTGCTGCGCTTCGAGCCGGTGCAGGGCCGCTACGCGCTGAGCTATCCGCTGCACAGTTCCCAGCAGGTGGTGCTACACACCGAAGATGAACTCCGCCTCCGCCTGACCGTGTATGACACGCACGAGCTACGCATGGAGCTACTTAGCTACGGCCCGGAAGTGGAGGTGCTGGCTCCAGCGGAGCTGCGCGAATGGCTCCGGCAAAGTCACAGTTTGGCAATGTCCATCTGAATTGAAAAAGGCCCGCCGTAAGTATGGCGGGCCTTTTATGCTTTCATCAACTTCGCAGCTCTACGACGCCCGCCGTAGCTGCTGCTCAATGGCATCCACACGGTGCTCCAAGCCATTCAGCCGTTCTACTGCCTCCGCCAAGCGCATTACCGACAGCCGAAGCTCGCCGATGGCCAGGTTGGTTTGGGCTTGTTGCTGCTCCAGTCGATCCAGCCGCTGATTGGTTTGCTGTTGCTGAATTTTCAGCTCACGCACTTCCTCAATCAGCGTATCCTGCCTGCCAAGCTGCTCCGTTAGTAATTCAATTATCCGGTCCTCGCCTTTCATAAGTTTTTAAACGTGCTACGACTAACAAGGTAAGCACTCCCCCAACAAAAACCGCCACCCCAAACGGAGCAGCGGCTTTGTTACTACAGAGTTTACTTCATCCGCGAAATCTGCTTAATTCGCGTACGTCCGTGATTTAGACGTCCAGCTTGGCGTACTTGGCGTTCTTCTCGATGAAGTCGCGGCGGGGAGCCACTTCGTCGCCCATGAGCATGGAGAACAGGTGGTCGGCTTCGGCAGCCGAGTCTACGGTTACCTGCTTCAGGGAGCGGGTGTCGGGCTGCATGGTGGTTTCCCAGAGTTGCTCGGCGTTCATCTCGCCCAAGCCCTTGTAGCGCTGCACGTTTACCGTTTCGGGGCGGCCTTTGCCCATTTCTTCTTGGGCCTGTGCACGCTCCTCCTCGGTCCAGCAGTAGCGCTCCTCCTTGCCCCGCTTCACCAGGTACAGGGGCGGCAGCGCAATGTAGATATAGCCGCGGTCCACCAGCTCACGCATGTAGCGGAAGAAGAAGGTCAGAATCAGCGTCCGGATGTGCGAGCCGTCAATATCCGCATCGGTCATGATGATGACCTTATGGTAGCGCAGCTTGGCCGTGTTCAAGGCTTTGGCGTCGGCCTCAATGCCCTTTTCAGGGTCGGCGGGCACGCCGAAGGTCACGCCGAGGGCCGTAATCATGTTGCGGATTTCCTCGTTCTCGAGGATGCGGTGCTCCTGGGCCTTCTCCACGTTCAGAATCTTACCCCGCAGCGGCAGGATGGCTTGGAAGGCGCGGTTGCGGCCCTGCTTGGCCGTACCGCCGGCCGAGTCACCTTCTACGAGGTAGATTTCGCAGATTTCGGGGTCCGACTCGGAGCAGTCGGCCAGCTTGCCGGGCAGGGAGGTGGAGCCGAGCACGGTTTTGCGCTGCACCATCTCGCGGGCCTTGCGGGCGGCAATACGGGCCTTGGCGGCCAAAATCACCTTTTCCACGATGATGCCGGCTTCCTTGGGATTCTCCTCCAGGTACTGCGCCAGAATCTCGCCCACCACGGTGTTCACGGCTCCGCTTACCTCACTGTTGCCCAGCTTGGTTTTAGTCTGTCCCTCAAACTGCGGCTCCTGCACCTTCACCGAAATTACGGCCGTCAGGCCTTCGCGGAAGTCTTCACCGGAAATCTCCACCTTGGCTTTCTCCAGCTTGCCCGACTTGTCGGCGTAGGCCTTGAGCGTGCGGGTTAGGGCGGCCCGGAAGCCGGCCACGTGGGTGCCGCCTTCGTGGGTGTTGATGTTGTTGACGTAGGAGAAGATGTTCTCCTGGTAGGAGTCGTTGTACTGCAAGGCCACTTCCACCGGCACGTTGCCTTTCTCGCTCTCCACGTGAATGGGGGCGGGCATCAGGGCGTGGCGCTCCGAGCCGTCGAGGTACTGCACGAACTCGGCCAGGCCGCCTTCCGAGTAGAAGGTTTCGGTGAGGAACTCCTCGCCGTTTTCGCCCGGCTCGCGGCGGTCGGTGAGGGTGATGCGGATGCCTTTGTTGAGGTAGGACAGCTCCCGCAGGCGCGAGGCAATGGTGGCGTACTTATATACCGACTCGGTGAAGATGGTATCGTCAGGCAGGAAGTCGACCTGGGTGCCGTGCTCGTCGGTTTCGCCGATTTCCCGCACCGGGTACTGGGGCGCCCCGATTTTGTACTCCTGCTCGTAGATTTTGCCGTTGCGGCGCACGGTTACTTTCAGGTCCTGGCTCAGGGCATTCACGCAGCTCACGCCCACGCCGTGCAGGCCCCCGGATACTTTGTAGGTGTCCTTGTCGAACTTACCGCCGGCGTGCAGCACGGTCATTACCACTTCCAGGGCCGAGCGTCCTTCCTTCTGGTGAAAATCCACCGGGATGCCGCGGCCATTGTCGCGGACGGTAATCGAGTTGTTTTCGTTGATGGTGACGTGAATCGTGTCACAGTAGCCGGCTAGGGCTTCGTCAATTGAGTTATCTACCACTTCCCACACCAAGTGGTGCAGGCCTTTCACTCCAATATCACCGATGTACATGGCCGGGCGCTTACGCACGGCCTCCAGCCCTTCGAGTACCTGAATGCTATTGGCGGAATACTCGGCCGGGGCTTTTTTCTCTTTGGTTTCGCTCATCTTGCAGTAGGTTCAGCGCTAAGTGCGTAAGTAGGCAAAGCTACCGAAAATATTCGGTTTTTGCCGCGGTTTACGCGGTTTTGGACATTCATATTCTAACACCAAAATATGACTATGAGTGCCCCCGCCCATACTATTTTCGCCAGGCCGACAGCTCAGCCGTAGCGAAGCTAAGGCCTTGATACTGTTGGGTCCACTATCAGACCAGAAAGCCCGCCTGCACTGCGCTACAGCTGAGCAGCAGGTACGCAGGCTGTATAAGGCGCCGCCCGGCCCGGAGTAACCGTCCGTGGCCCTGGTAAGGATGTGATGAGGCGGCGTGTTGTGCTTCCTCAGCCGCCTCGCTGTGTGCCCCTGCCAGCTTCCCCGAGCCCTCACGCGCCGTTGAATAGCGGGGCCCGCTGAAAGCAGAAACAACCTGCATAAAGTAGGCAGCTAGCTCAATCAGTTTGTCGGGCCGTTGTCGACGCGTGCTTCAATGGTTTGCTGCACGTCGGCCGGCACGGCCGAGAGCAGGTCGAGCCCCGTAGTGGCTTCGATGGCGTCGACGCTGACGCGGTAGCTTCCCCAGTTCAGGCCGACGGTGTTGTCGTTGGGCAGGTTGACGGCAATAACGCGGGTGGAGCCGCCGACGCGGGCCGCGTCATCCTTGCCCACGGGCAACACCACCACCACTTTCCAGCAGCGGTCCGGCACCGTCACGCGGCCCTGGTCGAGGGTGGTGGCGGGGCCATTGGCGCCGGTGCCGCCGCGGCCGTAGCTGCCGCAGACGATGTACAGCTCCTGGCCCTGGCTGGCAAGGGTGCGGCAATATTCCTCCAGGCTGGCCCAGGTTTGCTGGTTGAGGCGGGAAGCCTGGGGCACCATATTGGTCATCAGGAAGGTGGCCGAGTTATCGGCGACGGTGCGGGTACGGTCGGCGGAGGGACACATGTGGCCCCGGTCGAAGCCCGAGCCGCTGTAGCTACCGCCGCCCACGTGGTACCAGCCGGCCGGCAGGTCTTCATCGGGCCGGAAATCGTCCTGGCGGGCCGCTGCGCCGCGCCAGCTGGCATCCAGGTGCCAGCTAACCCAGTTCGGAATGCCCCGGTCGCGGTGGTAGCTCAGCGCGTACTGGGGCCGGCTGAGCAAGTAGTTGGCGGGCTGCTTGGCGTCGGTGGTGGCGCCGCTGGGGTTGCCCAGCGTCAGGTGTTCCGGCAGGGCCGGGCTGGGGTCGTCGGAGCCAGAGCAAGCGCCGGCTATTAGAGCCAGGATGCCCCAGGCGGGCCAATGTAGTGTGCGCATGGAGTACACGGGATACGGTGGGTATATCCTCGCCACAAAGCTAGCTGCTGACGCCACTATCCAAAACCCTCGCGCCGCCCCACCGGAAGCGCGGCGGACCGAGCCCCTGGCCGGCTGCCTACACCAGCTTGTCGGGCGTAATCGGCAGCTCACGCACGCGCTTGCCCGTTGCGTTGAACACGGCATTGGCAATGGCTGGGGCCACCCCGATGATGGCAATTTCCCCAATGCCTTTGGTGCCCAGGGCATTCACGTGCGGGTCGGACTGATTGACGAACAGCACTTCCACGGCCGGGGCGTCGGCGTGCACGGGCACGTGGTAGTCGGCCAGGTCTTTGGTGACGTAGCGGCCGAACCGGTCGTCGATAACGGCCGCTTCCATGAGCGCCATACCAATGCCGCCCACGGCTCCGCCCTTCATCTGGTTGCCGGCGGTTTTTTTGTTGACGATGGTGCCCGCATCGGCGCAGGAAACCAGCTTGCTCACCCGCACCTCGCCCGTGAGCGGATGCACCCGCACCTCAGCAAAGTGCACGGAGAAGGAGTACATGGAATACTGCCGGTGGTTCTCGCCGTCGGGTTTCGACTCCACGGTAACTACTCCCCCATCGGCCTGCCGCAGCAGGTCGGCGTAGCTGGCGCGGGCGGCGGGGTTGCCATTCAAGGTCAGGTAGCCATCGGCCAGCACTACATCCTCTTTCCTTGCCGAAGCAAAAGCCGCGTTGCTGGCGGCCGCCAGGGTGCGCAGCTTCTCTTTCAAGGCCAGGCAGGCTTCCTGCACGGCGGGGCCTACTGTATTCACAATGGCCGACCCGCCTTGCGTGGGGGCGGGGGCAAACTGTGAATTCCCCCACTCAAACCTGATTCTATCGGGCGACAGGCCCAGCGTGTCGGCGGCAATCTGGGTCATGGCCGTGCCCGTGCCGGGGCCGATATCGGTGACGGCGCTTTGCAGCACCACCGTGCCGTTGGGCAGCAGCCGGGCGTTGGCCTTCGAGGAGCCGCGGTGCGCCCCGAAGGTGCCCACGCCCATGCCGTAGCCCACCAGCCACTCGCCGTCGCGCAAGCTGCCGGGCTTGAGTTGGCGCTTGCTCCAGCCGATACGCTCGGCGCCCATCTGGTAGCATTCCTTCAGAAACTTGCTCGACCAGGGCCGGCCGTTTTCAGGGTCCCGGTCGGTGTAGTTGCGCAAGCGGAACTCCAGCGGGTCCAGGTTCAGCAGGTGGGCCATTTCGTCCATGGCCGACTCCAGGGCAAAGGCTCCGGTGGCCTCCCCAGGGCCCCGCATCCAGATGGGCGTGCTCACGTCGAGGGCGGCAATGCGGTAGCGGGTATTCACGTTGGGCGACTGGTACATCATGCGCGTCTGCTGCACCGTCGACTCGGTGAACTCCTCGTAGCTCGACGTCTGCCCAATGGCTTCGTGGGTGATGGCCGTAATCCGGCCGTCGGGCGTGGCGCTCATCCCGATTTTCTGCCAGGCATAGGGGCGGTAGCCCACCATGGTGGTCATCTGCTCGCGGGTGAGCATGAGCTTCACCGGCCGGTTGACTTTGCGGGCCGCAATGACGGCAGCCGACTCGTGCGGCCAGCTGTGCAGGGCGTTGCCAAAGGCCCCGCCCACGAAGGTGGCAATGACCTTGACGTTTTCTTCGGGCAGATTCCACTCCTTGGCGAAGTCGCGCCGCGTGGCCAGGGTGCCTTGCGTCTTGTCGTAGAGGGTCAGGCGGTCGGGTGCTTCCCAGTGGGCGATGATGGACTGTAGCTCTATCGGGTGGTGCACTTCGGTCGGAATAACGTATTCCGCTTCGAGCTTCACCGCACCGGTCTGGTAGGCATCGGCTGTGCCGCGCACGTAGTCGGCTACTCCCGACTTAGGGTTTTTCTTGGCTTGGGTGGGCACAAAGGCCTGCTTCACGCCCACGGCCATGTCGGTTTCGTGTTTTTCCGGCTCGTACTGCGCCTGCACCAGCCGCGCCGCGAAGCGGGCCCGCTCCAGGGTATCGGCCACTACTACGGCAATGGGCTGGTCGTTGAAGCGCACCTTGTCGTCATGGAATACCTTCAGCCGGCCGCCCACGGTCTGGGGCTGCGAGGGGTCCTTGCCCGTGGGGGTGAAGCCCGGCACCTTGGGCGAGTTCAGGTGGGTGATGACGGCCAGCACGCCGGGTGCCCGCTCGGCGGCACGGGTGTCAATACTCTTGATGCGCCCCTTGGCTATGGTGCTGCCCACCAGCACGGCGTAGCTCATGTTGGGCAGCTCATATTCCGCCGAGTACGTGGCCGCGCCCGTCACTTTCAGGCGGGCGTCCACCCGGTTCATGCCGGCTCCGATGTGCTTCTCTACTGGCTTCATGATGCAGGTAAATGGATTAGGCGGCAGCCGCGGTGTTGAGGGCCTGCACCAGGGTATTGGGCGCCAGCCGGAGCTTGTATTCGTTGTGCTTGAAGGCGCGGGCGCCCTGCATGGCCACCGTGGCGGCCTGGCGGAAGGTTTCTTCGGTGGCGGGCTTGCCCACCAGCGCCTGCTCGGCAGCCAACAGGCGCCAGGGCTTGTGGGCCACGCCGCCCAGAGCCAGCCGCGCGGCCCGGATAGTAGTGCCATCGAGGTCCAGCGCCGCGGCAGCCGATACCAGGGCAAAGGCGTAGGAGGCCCGCTCCCGCACTTTGTAGTAGCTCACGTGCTTGGTAAAAGGCCCATCGGGCACGTGCACGGCCGTAATAAGCTCGCCGGGCTCCAGCGTCGTGTCCTTTTCGGGCGTGTCGCCGGGCAGGCGGTGCAGGTCGGCGAAGGGAATGCTGCGGTTGCCTTTCGGGCCGCTGACCTGCACCGTGGCATCTAGCGCCACCAGGGCCACGCTCATGTCGGAGGGGTGCACGGCAATGCACTTGTCGGAGAAGCCGAAAATGGCGTGCATCCGGTTGATGCCTTCCAGCGCCCCGCAGCCCGAGCCCGGCTCCCGCTTGTTGCAGGGCAGGGCCAGGTCGTAGAAATAGGGGCAGCGGGTGCGCTGCAGCAGGTTGCCACCGGTGGTGGCCATGTTGCGCAGCTGGGCCGAGGCCCCGGCGTTGATGGCCTGCACCAGCAGCGGCTGCCGCTCGCGCACCTGCCGGTCGTCGGCCACGGTGGCGTTTAGCGCCAGCGCCCCAATGCGCAGGCCGTTGTTGTCGTGCTCAATCTTGGTTAGCGGCAGGCGGTTGATGTCCACCAGCTTCTGCGGGGTCATCACGCCGCGCTTCATCAGGTCGACAAGGTTGGTGCCGCCGGCAATGAACGTGGCCGTGGGGTCGTTGGCCACGGCGTCGATGGCCGCCTGCGGCTTGGTGGGGCGGATGTACCGGAACGGGTTCATACTTTCTGTCCTCCGTTTTTCACTTCCTGAATAGCCGCCACAATGTTGGTGTAGGCTCCGCAGCGGCAGATGTTGCCGCTCATAAACTCCCGGATTTCCGCCTCCGAGCCCGCGTGACCTTCGCGCACGCAGGCCACGGCCGACATAATCTGGCCCGGCGTGCAGTAGCCGCACTGGAAGCCGTCGTGCTTGGCAAAGGCCTCCTGCATGGGGTGTAGCTTGTCGCCGTCGGCCAGGCCTTCGATGGTGGTAATTTCCCGCCCCTCGTGCATCACGGCAAAGCTCAGGCAACTGTTGACGCGCTGCCCGTCCACGTGCACGGTGCAGGCCCCGCACTGGCCGTAGTCGCAGCCTTTCTTGGTGCCAGTCAGGTGCAATTGTTCGCGCAGCAGGTCGAGCAGCGTCGTGCGGGGCTCCACCTTTAGCTTGTGTTTTACGCCGTTGACTTTCAAGCTCAGCGGAATTTTCTCGAAGGCCTCCGCCACCCGTTCGTCGAGCTGGGCAGCGGCGGCTTCCACGACGGGACCGGGCACGAGGGCCAGGGCCGTGAGCAGCGACGACTGTTTGAGAAAGGTGCGCCGGTTTTCGTCGTGGTTGGCCGGCAGTTCAGGCTCAGGATTCATAGCCATGAGGAAAAAAAGAAGTAAACAGAAGCTTGAACACGCCGGCCGCCAGGCCGTGGCCGCCAGCAAGACGGCCCCAATACGTAAGGCCGCTTTTCAGCCCGCGGTTGCAGTCAGGTTTGAGGCTTCCAACGAAGCCGGACCCTCCCCCACCGGAATGCTGGACCAGCGAGGGCGTGGTCGCCACCTTGTGTATAAGGTAGCCAGATCAATCACAACTCGGTGGCGCACATCTCCTTTGACCATGCGCTTATACGCAGGGCTACTATCTTGGATGTCAATCATCTCGATGTCCAAAACAATGGCACGCTCGGCGGCACGGGCCAGTGTTACGCTGTTGCGGCCCTGCCGCCGATGGTACAAGCGAAGTTCTTGCGGCGACGGGGCGAAAAACGACGCTATGCCTCGCGTCCGCACCTGGGCAGCGGCCTCCGGCAAGTAGACCGTGCTCCAACGCACGACGGCGCTGGTCAGCGGGTTCCGGCGTTTGCTTCGCTACTGTAGCTCAAAAGTCACCGTTACGTTCTTTGCTCCCAGGGCAGCCGCCAGTCCCGCCGGGTTATCAATTCGGCCCAGCCGGGTGTAGTGGTACCTTGTAGCAAAGGGCTGGTAGAACAGCACCAGCGTGGTTGAGCCGTAGAGCATCAAGTCGCCGGTCTGGATTGTGCCGGGGCTGGTGGCGTTGGTGGGCAGGCTTGCCGGGAGGTCGTAGTACTTCTCATTGCCGTTCAACTCGGTCATCGAAACGGTTAGCGGTAGCCGGGCCTTGAAGGCGGCTGCGGTAGGATTGTCGAGCAGAGTGGCGGTAAATGCTGTCGAACCAATCCGGATGCGGAGCCGATTACTTATCGTGCTGGCAGCGCCGGGTGCCGTGTTGGAGGTATTCTGAGCCATGGTATCATCCGTTTTACAAGTCCCATTATCGGCAAAAAGTAGCAGCAGGGCCAACAGAAGCAGCGGTGAGTGTTTCATACCCTTTGCCCGATAGTGTGAGAGTGTCAGGTGGAGTGGGCCCCGGCTCGAACTCGCCCCTCTACGCCGTTAACTAGCGGGTTGTCTTGCGGCGGCGAGTACACCTACACGGTGCCCGTGAGGCGCTGAGTTGGAGCTAGGTTTTCTTTCGGGAACATGACCTTTTGTACCGGGGCAGCGGTGGCCGATGCTTCTGGGCCAGGCTGCGCGTTTGGTGCGGCGGTTCGTTCGGGCCGGGCGGTGAGGTCCATATAGCGTCTCGGGGGCAGGTACTCAGCACACAGCATTCGGTGCATTCAGGGAGGTTTACGTACATTTTTCTGCGCGGGATGAGCCTGCTTCCGCCAGCCGAAGCGTAGCGGGGTGCGCCGGAACGAAGCCGCGCCGCTAGCCAGGCTCTGCCCCCTCGGCTATGCTCCCCTACCGCCACCTGAACCTGCCCGACGCATACAACTTCTCCGCTAGAATAGCCCCGGCCGCCCCCGGAGCCTACGGGACGGGGGAAGGCTGGCGGGGAAAGTACACGGCAAAGGTGGAGCCCTGGCCCAGCTGGCTCTGCACCGTGATGTGGCCCCCGGCGTTTTCAACCATGCGCTTAACCATGTAAAGGCCGATGCCAGTGCCCTCGACGTGAGTGTGCAGGCGCTGGAACAGCTGAAACAGTTGCTCCTGCCCGTGCGCCAGGTCCAGGCCCAGGCCGTTGTCCTGTACCTGCAGCACCTGGTAGCCCGCCTCGGCGCGGCAGCGGATGTGCACCCGCGGCACGCGGTCGGGGTGGCGGTACTTGAGGGCGTTGCTGAGCAGGTTGTACACGACCGAGCGCAGGTTCTTCTCCGAGAAGATCAGCCGGCAGTCGGCCGGCACGTCGACCTCGAGACGGGCCTGGGTGGCGAGCAGCAGGGGCGTCAGGTCGAGGCGGACTTCCTCGATGACGGCGGCCAGCGCCACCTGCGCCAGGGGCGGGTTGTACTCTTTCTGCAAACGCGAGACGTCAGTGAGGTGGGCAATGGTGCGCTTGAAGCGCTCCACCGCCTCCTGCATCAGCTGCAGCATCTGGGGCACGTCGCCCACGCGGCTGGCGGCGGGCAGCTCGTGCTGCAGGGCCAGCAGCAGGCCCTCGATGTTGGTGATGGGCGCCTTCAGATCGTGCGAGGCCGTGTAGATGAAGTTGTCCAGGTCCACGTTCGTGCGCTGCAGCTGGCGGTTCGCCTCCTGCAGCTCCTCATTGGTAGCGGTAAGCTCCTCGTTGATGGCCGCAAGCTCTTCGTTGAGGTCCTGCACCTGCCGGCGGGCGCGCACCTGCTCGGTTACCTCAAACACAAAGTTGACAATGGCGTTGACCTGGCCGTGCTCGTCGCGCCGGGCCTGGTAGACGAAGGTGAAGTAGCGGTCCTCCAGCTCGCCCTCGCCCTCGGCGCGGGCCACGGGAATGAGCAAGTCCTGCACCTGGTGGGTTTCCCCCGTCGCGTAGGCGTGGCGCAGCAGCGCTTCCACGTCCGTGCCGACCAGCTCGGGCAGGGCCTCGAACAGGGGCCGGCCCAGCAGCGCGCGGCCGGGCAGCAGACGCTGGTAGCTGGGGTTGATGAACTCATACACCAGGTTGGGGCCGGCGTGGATGCAAATGCCGGCCGGGGCCTGCTCGAACAGGGCGTAGAGCCTGCGCTGCTGGACCTCGCGCTCCTGCCGCGCCCGTACCTGCTCGGTCACGTCGTAGGCGAAGGTGGAGATGCCCACCGTCTGGCCGTTTTCCCGCAGGGCCTGGTAGGTGAAGCTAAAGTAGGTGGTGCGCTCGGGCGTGTCCGCCGCAGCCCCGAACACCAGCGGCACTTCCGTGCCGAAATACGTTACACCGGTTTCGTACACCTGGTCGAGTAAGGTTGCAAAGCCTTGCGCGGCCACTTCGGGCAGGGCCTCGGTCAGCGGGAGGCCCACCAGCGGGCGGTTGGCAAACAGCGTCCGGTAGGCGGCGTTGGCGTATTCGTAGCGGTGCGCGGGCCCGCGCTGAATGCAGATGGCGGCCGGAGTTTGCTCGAATACCTGGTAGAGCGTCTCGCGCTCCTGCACCCGGCGCTCGGCGGCGGCCGCCACTTCGGCTTGCAGGGCCTCAGCCTGCCGGCGGGCGTGCACCTGCTCGGTAACGTCGGCCACCACGGCAATTACGCCCGTCACCTGGCCTTGGGGATTGCGCCAGGGCTGGTACATAACGTTGGCATACACGGGTGCCCGCTGGCCGTGGCGCGTCAGGCGCGCCGATACTTCCTGAAGCCGCAGCGGCTCACCGGTCCGCAACACACGCGCCAGCAGTTCTTCAAAGCCACTGTCCCTGGTTTCGGGCACGGCCTCAAAAATGGGCTGGTTCAGTACCTGCGGGGCGGTTTTGTTCCAGAGGTCCAGCAGGCCTTGGTTGGCCAGCCGGACGACGTGGTCGGGGCCTTCTAGAATGGCAATGGCCACTGGTGCCTGCTCGAAGATGGTGCTCAACTCCGCCCATTGGCGCTCGGCGTCGCGCAGGGCCGCTTCGAGTTGCCGGGTGCGCTCCTGCACGCGGGCTTCCAGCTCCTGGTTAAGCTGCTCAAGCTGCTGGCGGGCCAGCACCTGCTCGGTTACGTCGTAGGCGAAGTTGAGCAGTCCGTCGATGCGGCCCTGGGCGTCGCGCAGGGCCTGGTAAAACACGTCGAAGTAGCGCACCTCCAGCTGCCCCGAGGAGGTGTAGTCCACCCGAGCCGGCATTTCACGGCCGTAAAACGGCTCTCCGGTTTGGTAAACGTGGTCGAACAGCTCAAAGAACTGCTGGCCCTCCAGCTCCGGCAGGGCTTCCCGCGCGGAGCGGCCGTGCAGCAGGCGCCCGGCAACCAGCTGCTCGAAACGGGGATTGATTAGCTCAAAAACGTGGTCGGGCCCGCGGTTGGTAGTAACCTGGGCGGGCAGCTGCATCAGCACCTGGTGCAGGCGCTGGCGCTCGGCTTCGGCCTCGGCGCGGGCTTGCTTTTCGCGGGCCTGGCTTTCGCGCAGGGCCTCTTCTACGGCCGTGCGGGGCTGGTCGCTGGTGTCGGTGAAGCTGACCAGCAGCAGCTCCCCGCTGCGCCGGGCCGCCAGGCGGAAGTAGTTGTCGAGGCCGTCGGCCTGGTAGTTCACCTCGTAGAGGCCAGTGGCGCCGCTCTGAAAGGTGCGGCGGTAGAAGTCGATTACGCCGCTGGCCGTCATTTCGGGGAAGCGGGTAAGGGCCGTGGTGCCGGGCTGCTCGGGCAGGCCGGCCATGCGCTGGGCGGCCGGGTTCAGGTAGTCGAGGTGAAAGTCCACAATCTCTCCGCCGTTGGCTCCGCCGTAGACGGGCCGCAACAGGTTAACCGCAGTAAGCGAAACCTCCAGCAGGTCGGGCAGCAGGCCGTCGGGGAAGGAATACGGGGGCGAA
This region of Hymenobacter sp. YIM 151500-1 genomic DNA includes:
- a CDS encoding xanthine dehydrogenase family protein molybdopterin-binding subunit, with protein sequence MKPVEKHIGAGMNRVDARLKVTGAATYSAEYELPNMSYAVLVGSTIAKGRIKSIDTRAAERAPGVLAVITHLNSPKVPGFTPTGKDPSQPQTVGGRLKVFHDDKVRFNDQPIAVVVADTLERARFAARLVQAQYEPEKHETDMAVGVKQAFVPTQAKKNPKSGVADYVRGTADAYQTGAVKLEAEYVIPTEVHHPIELQSIIAHWEAPDRLTLYDKTQGTLATRRDFAKEWNLPEENVKVIATFVGGAFGNALHSWPHESAAVIAARKVNRPVKLMLTREQMTTMVGYRPYAWQKIGMSATPDGRITAITHEAIGQTSSYEEFTESTVQQTRMMYQSPNVNTRYRIAALDVSTPIWMRGPGEATGAFALESAMDEMAHLLNLDPLEFRLRNYTDRDPENGRPWSSKFLKECYQMGAERIGWSKRQLKPGSLRDGEWLVGYGMGVGTFGAHRGSSKANARLLPNGTVVLQSAVTDIGPGTGTAMTQIAADTLGLSPDRIRFEWGNSQFAPAPTQGGSAIVNTVGPAVQEACLALKEKLRTLAAASNAAFASARKEDVVLADGYLTLNGNPAARASYADLLRQADGGVVTVESKPDGENHRQYSMYSFSVHFAEVRVHPLTGEVRVSKLVSCADAGTIVNKKTAGNQMKGGAVGGIGMALMEAAVIDDRFGRYVTKDLADYHVPVHADAPAVEVLFVNQSDPHVNALGTKGIGEIAIIGVAPAIANAVFNATGKRVRELPITPDKLV
- a CDS encoding helix-turn-helix transcriptional regulator, whose product is MGSGNKAREKTKSFLKTTRRTIGPLLLREFRGRWYVLGQMQGSGRLACFGLDRIQALAPTGRTFTPPTDFDAATYFAHCFGITRPADGHEPQQVLLRFEPVQGRYALSYPLHSSQQVVLHTEDELRLRLTVYDTHELRMELLSYGPEVEVLAPAELREWLRQSHSLAMSI
- the gyrB gene encoding DNA topoisomerase (ATP-hydrolyzing) subunit B, whose product is MSETKEKKAPAEYSANSIQVLEGLEAVRKRPAMYIGDIGVKGLHHLVWEVVDNSIDEALAGYCDTIHVTINENNSITVRDNGRGIPVDFHQKEGRSALEVVMTVLHAGGKFDKDTYKVSGGLHGVGVSCVNALSQDLKVTVRRNGKIYEQEYKIGAPQYPVREIGETDEHGTQVDFLPDDTIFTESVYKYATIASRLRELSYLNKGIRITLTDRREPGENGEEFLTETFYSEGGLAEFVQYLDGSERHALMPAPIHVESEKGNVPVEVALQYNDSYQENIFSYVNNINTHEGGTHVAGFRAALTRTLKAYADKSGKLEKAKVEISGEDFREGLTAVISVKVQEPQFEGQTKTKLGNSEVSGAVNTVVGEILAQYLEENPKEAGIIVEKVILAAKARIAARKAREMVQRKTVLGSTSLPGKLADCSESDPEICEIYLVEGDSAGGTAKQGRNRAFQAILPLRGKILNVEKAQEHRILENEEIRNMITALGVTFGVPADPEKGIEADAKALNTAKLRYHKVIIMTDADIDGSHIRTLILTFFFRYMRELVDRGYIYIALPPLYLVKRGKEERYCWTEEERAQAQEEMGKGRPETVNVQRYKGLGEMNAEQLWETTMQPDTRSLKQVTVDSAAEADHLFSMLMGDEVAPRRDFIEKNAKYAKLDV
- a CDS encoding RidA family protein yields the protein MTRQLIASGAPWESIVGYSRAVRVGNVVEVAGTTAQDGDAITGTDAYSQARRILEKIAAALQEAGAALEHVTRTRIYLTNVADWQAVGRAHEEVFGSIRPASTMLAVTALLDARLLVEIEATAIIPG
- a CDS encoding FAD binding domain-containing protein codes for the protein MNPFRYIRPTKPQAAIDAVANDPTATFIAGGTNLVDLMKRGVMTPQKLVDINRLPLTKIEHDNNGLRIGALALNATVADDRQVRERQPLLVQAINAGASAQLRNMATTGGNLLQRTRCPYFYDLALPCNKREPGSGCGALEGINRMHAIFGFSDKCIAVHPSDMSVALVALDATVQVSGPKGNRSIPFADLHRLPGDTPEKDTTLEPGELITAVHVPDGPFTKHVSYYKVRERASYAFALVSAAAALDLDGTTIRAARLALGGVAHKPWRLLAAEQALVGKPATEETFRQAATVAMQGARAFKHNEYKLRLAPNTLVQALNTAAAA
- a CDS encoding DNA/RNA non-specific endonuclease, which produces MRTLHWPAWGILALIAGACSGSDDPSPALPEHLTLGNPSGATTDAKQPANYLLSRPQYALSYHRDRGIPNWVSWHLDASWRGAAARQDDFRPDEDLPAGWYHVGGGSYSGSGFDRGHMCPSADRTRTVADNSATFLMTNMVPQASRLNQQTWASLEEYCRTLASQGQELYIVCGSYGRGGTGANGPATTLDQGRVTVPDRCWKVVVVLPVGKDDAARVGGSTRVIAVNLPNDNTVGLNWGSYRVSVDAIEATTGLDLLSAVPADVQQTIEARVDNGPTN